The Paraburkholderia largidicola DNA segment GATCTGCGCGAGGTCGTCGGGCTTTAACCGGTACGACGGCTCGGCCTGCAAAATCACCTGCCACAGCCGGCTCGAGCGGTTGAACTGCGACACGTACAGCGAGCCGAACATCGTCTGCATCGCGCTGTAGACGTCCTGCACGGGCACGCCGAGCGTCTCGGCCTTGTCGCGGTCCACGTCGACCAGCAGCTGCTGCGAGTTCGCGTTGAAGGTCGACGTAACGCCCGTCAGTTCGGGGCGCTGCTTGGCCTTCGCGACGAAGTCGTCCACCACGGCCGCAAACTGCGCGATCGTCGCATCGCCCTTGCTCTGGATCCACATCTCGGTGCCGCCTGTCGTGCCGAGGCCCGGAATCGACGGCGGATTGAGCGGCACGACGATGCCCTCGCGGATCTGCGAGAGCGTCTTGTATGCATCGACGAGCACCGCCCGCGCATTCTGCGTGCGGATATTGGCTGACGAATACCGCTCCTCGAAGCTCTTGAAGCCGACAAAGAACGTCGACGAGTTGTTCTTGTTCTGGCTGTCGAGAATGCTGAAGCCGTCCACCGTCGTGATGCTGCCCACGGCCGGCTGCTTCATGAAGTATTCGGACACGCGGTCCGACACCTGGCCGGTGCGGTCCAGCGACGCGGCATCGGGCATGATCACGGCGCCCAGCAGATAGCCCTGGTCCTCGGGCGGCAGGAACGCCGTCGGGATGTCGCGCATCATCAGCACGGCCAGCACGATCATGCCGACGAACAGCAGCAGCGCGATCACGAAGCGCTTGATGATCAGGCGCACCGCGCGCGTATAACCCGCCGTCATGCGCGCGAACTGGTTGTCGAACCAGCGGAAGAAGCCTTTCTTCTCGTGATGGCCGGGCTTGAGCAGCAGCGCCGCGAGCGCGGGCGAGAGCGTCAGCGCGACGATGCCCGAGATCACCACGGAAATCGCAATCGTGATGGCGAACTGCTTGTACATCTGCCCGGTGATGCCGCCCAGAAACGCCACGGGCACGAACACCGCGCACAGCACCAGCACGATGGCCACCACCGGGCCCGCCACCTCGTCCATCGCCTGCTTGGCGGCATCCTTCGGGGCGAGCTTGTGCACGGTCATGTTGCGCTCGACGTTCTCGATCACGACGATCGCATCGTCGACCACGATCCCGATGGCGAGCACCATGCCGAACAGCGTGAGCATGTTGATCGAGAAACCGAGCGCCTCCATCCCCATGAAGGTGCCGACGATCGACACGGGCACGGCCAGCACCGGGATCAGCGTGGCGCGCAGGCTCTGCAGGAACACGAACACGACGATCACCACCAGCACGACGGCCTCGAAGAACGTGTGCACGACGTCCGTGATCGAGGCGCGCGTGAACTCGGTGGTGTCCATCGCGATCTCGTAGTCGATGCCCTCGGGGAACGTCTTCTTCATCTCGGCGAGCGTGGCGCGCACCTGCTTCGAGACATCGAGCGCGTTGGCGCCCGGCTGCTGGTAGACGGCGAGCACGGTGGCGGGCTTGCCCTGGAAGCGGCTGCGGATCGAGTAGTCCTTCTGGCCGAGTTCGGCACGGCCGATGTCCTTCAGCCGCACGATCGCCGCGCCACCGCTCTGCGCGCGGATGATGATGTTCTCGAATTCGTCGGGCTCGGTCAGCCGTCCCGTGGTCGTGACCGCGAACGACTGTTCGACGGGAGCGCCCGTCGGCGACTGGCCTAACCGGCCGACGGCGAACTGCTGGTTCTGGTTGGCCACCGCGCGCTGCACGTCGGCGGCCGTGATGCCCAGCTGCGCCATGCGGTCGGGGCGCAGCCAGATGCGCATCGCGTAGTCGGGCGTGCCGAAGATGCTCGACTGGTTGGCGCCCGGAATGCGCTTGAGCGCATCGAGCACGTAGACGTTCGCGTAGTTGGCGATGTAGGTGGCGTCGTAGCGCTCGGAGGGCGAGTAGATCGCGATCACCATCATGAACGCCTGCGACTTCTTCTGCACCTGCACGCCCTGGTTGGTCACCGACTGCGGCAGTTGCGGCAGCGCGAGGTTCACGCGGTTCTGCACGTCGACCTGGGCGAGTTCGGGGTTGGTGCCGATCTGGAAGTAGGCGTTGATCGTCAGGTTACCCGTCGAGGAGCTCGACGAGCTCATGTAGATCATGTTGTCGGCGCCGTTGACCTGCTGCTCGATCGGCGCGGCGACGTTGTTGGCGACCACGTCGGCGCTGGCGCCCGGGTAGGTGGCGGAGATCGTGATCTGCGGCGGCGTGATGTCGGGATACTGCGCGGTGGGCAGCGCGAGCATGCACAGCGCGCCGCCCAGCGTGATGACGATCGAGATGACCGAGGCGAAGATCGGCCGGTCGATGCAGAAGTGGGAGATGTTCATCGGGTCGGGGTGCGCCGGATGGCGTCGCTCGTCATCGGGTCATCGGGTCGTCGGCTCATGGCTGACGCCGCCGCTGGCCGGGCGCGCCTGGGCCAGCGTGGCGGCGGGCGCAAACGCGGCGGCGGCGCTCGCCGCAGGCGGCGCGGAGGCGGGCGTGGCAGGCGTACCGGGTGCACCCGGCGTGCCGCCAGACGGCGCACTCACCACCTTGACCTGCGCATCCGACGACACGCGGATCGCACCATCGACCACCACGCGCTCGCCCGCCTTCAGCCCTTCGTTGACGAACCAGTCGTCGCCGTGCCAGTCGCCCACCTCGACCACCCGCTGATGCGGCTTCGAGTCCTGGTCGAGCACCCACACGAAGTGGCTCTTCGCGCCCTGCAGCACCGCGCGCTGCGGCACGAGGATCGCGTTGGGGCGCACCGCGCCCGACACCTTCGCGCGCACGAACTGCCCCGGGCGCAGCGTGCCCTTCGGATTGGCGAAGCTCGCGCGCACGAGGAAGGTGCCCGTGTCCTGGCTGAACGCGGGGTTCGTGAAGTCGATGCGGCCCTGCTGCGGATAGACCGAGCCATCGGCCTGGATGACCGTCACGTCGAACTGGTTGTCGGGCGGAAAGCGCAGCAGGCCCTTGGCGACCTGGTCGCGATAGCGCAGCAGTTCGTTCTCGGAGATGCTGAAGTTCACCCACATCGGATCGAGCTGGTAGACGTAGGTGAGCAGCCCCGACTGGTTCGGCGTCACGTAGCTGCCGTCCTGCACGCGCGCGAAGCTCGACAGCCCCTGCAGCGGCGAGCGGATCGTGCAGTAGCTCAGGTTCAGCTCGGCCGTGCGCACCTCGCCCTGCGCGGCGATCACGGCGGCTTCGGCCTGTTTCTCGTTGCCGGTGGCGTCGTCGAGGTCCTTCTTGCTCAAGGCGTTCTGCGCGGCCAGCGGGATCACGCGGGCGAGATTCTGCTTGGTGACGAGTAACCGCGCCTGCTGCTGCGCGAGCGCGCCCCTGGCGGACTGCAGCGCGGCCTCGAAGGGCTTCTTGTCCATCACGAACAGCACCTGGCCGTCCTTGACGAGTGAGCCCTCGGTGTACATGCGCCGCTCGAGGAAGCCGTCGACGCGCGCACGAATCTCGACTTCGCGCGAACTCTGCGTCTG contains these protein-coding regions:
- a CDS encoding efflux RND transporter permease subunit, coding for MNISHFCIDRPIFASVISIVITLGGALCMLALPTAQYPDITPPQITISATYPGASADVVANNVAAPIEQQVNGADNMIYMSSSSSSTGNLTINAYFQIGTNPELAQVDVQNRVNLALPQLPQSVTNQGVQVQKKSQAFMMVIAIYSPSERYDATYIANYANVYVLDALKRIPGANQSSIFGTPDYAMRIWLRPDRMAQLGITAADVQRAVANQNQQFAVGRLGQSPTGAPVEQSFAVTTTGRLTEPDEFENIIIRAQSGGAAIVRLKDIGRAELGQKDYSIRSRFQGKPATVLAVYQQPGANALDVSKQVRATLAEMKKTFPEGIDYEIAMDTTEFTRASITDVVHTFFEAVVLVVIVVFVFLQSLRATLIPVLAVPVSIVGTFMGMEALGFSINMLTLFGMVLAIGIVVDDAIVVIENVERNMTVHKLAPKDAAKQAMDEVAGPVVAIVLVLCAVFVPVAFLGGITGQMYKQFAITIAISVVISGIVALTLSPALAALLLKPGHHEKKGFFRWFDNQFARMTAGYTRAVRLIIKRFVIALLLFVGMIVLAVLMMRDIPTAFLPPEDQGYLLGAVIMPDAASLDRTGQVSDRVSEYFMKQPAVGSITTVDGFSILDSQNKNNSSTFFVGFKSFEERYSSANIRTQNARAVLVDAYKTLSQIREGIVVPLNPPSIPGLGTTGGTEMWIQSKGDATIAQFAAVVDDFVAKAKQRPELTGVTSTFNANSQQLLVDVDRDKAETLGVPVQDVYSAMQTMFGSLYVSQFNRSSRLWQVILQAEPSYRLKPDDLAQIFVRSSNGSMVPLKSVVTSHYVTGPDLITRFNNFPAVKITANAAPGYASGQVITALEEVGAQMPSEYGVAWSGEAFEAKQSGGTSGLVFVFGLIMVFLILAAQYEKWSLPFGVLMAVPFALFGALLAILLRGLNNDVYFQIGLTMLVALAAKNAILIFEFAVLNRESGKSVFDATMTAAEERLRPIVMTSLAFILGCVPLAIATGASANSRHSIGTGVIGGMLGATAIAVFFIPMFFYVLETMSERSEKKKAKKAGDVPPSAPGSGTGPMSGEPSKVPPSAGGPKVGGGPTTNPSAPREGD
- a CDS encoding efflux RND transporter periplasmic adaptor subunit gives rise to the protein MASLSYRLANCRSLAVKKLPARKRLLLPLALLALASLTACKKAPTEPPRPTVEVTVVTVRQQETPVDFEFTAQTQSSREVEIRARVDGFLERRMYTEGSLVKDGQVLFVMDKKPFEAALQSARGALAQQQARLLVTKQNLARVIPLAAQNALSKKDLDDATGNEKQAEAAVIAAQGEVRTAELNLSYCTIRSPLQGLSSFARVQDGSYVTPNQSGLLTYVYQLDPMWVNFSISENELLRYRDQVAKGLLRFPPDNQFDVTVIQADGSVYPQQGRIDFTNPAFSQDTGTFLVRASFANPKGTLRPGQFVRAKVSGAVRPNAILVPQRAVLQGAKSHFVWVLDQDSKPHQRVVEVGDWHGDDWFVNEGLKAGERVVVDGAIRVSSDAQVKVVSAPSGGTPGAPGTPATPASAPPAASAAAAFAPAATLAQARPASGGVSHEPTTR